From the Methanomassiliicoccales archaeon genome, one window contains:
- a CDS encoding preprotein translocase subunit Sec61beta: MPKDKKGSGFQSAAGLIRYFDSEDEKALKISPYIVIGMIVATIVVVSVLKVIFPT; this comes from the coding sequence ATGCCTAAGGACAAGAAAGGGTCGGGGTTCCAATCCGCTGCAGGTCTTATCAGGTACTTCGACAGTGAGGACGAGAAGGCACTGAAGATCAGCCCCTACATCGTGATCGGAATGATCGTCGCCACCATTGTCGTTGTCTCTGTGCTCAAGGTAATCTTCCCGACCTGA
- a CDS encoding cation:proton antiporter, whose product MEWIVDQELVKQVLLQLFVIISFAMAAAVICRLIKVPVVIGEIIVGIIIGNSGMVTALQLGTDHQVFDVFSQLGVIFLLFAVGLVTPFSELRKVGKTAFIVASLGVVFPLIGGYLFMTWLGYGLVPALFVAAAMVATSVGITARVIGDMGLSDAVESRIIIGAAVIDDVLGMLVLAVVVGIAGGSGTDVTQTAIVAIEGVLFVLAVIIIGGMVIPKVRKTKEKKVDIEHPLMPTPSAIVSPLPLALIVCFGLSFIAASFGLAAIIGAFLAGMAFAEFSDRWPCKEKFEPINEFLVPFFFIFVGIQVNLSSYSDALLIGIGLTIIAILTKIIGCGLGSRNLGGKSALIVGVGMVPRGEVGLIVATLGKSMNVISDSIYAVVVFMSLVTTLVAPALLTYSFKAKFKKKEKTIERDDADGQLKFRDR is encoded by the coding sequence ATGGAGTGGATCGTAGATCAGGAATTGGTCAAGCAGGTTCTGCTTCAGCTGTTTGTAATCATATCATTTGCCATGGCTGCGGCGGTGATCTGTAGATTGATCAAGGTACCTGTGGTGATCGGCGAGATCATTGTGGGAATAATCATCGGCAACAGCGGTATGGTGACCGCATTGCAGCTCGGGACCGATCACCAGGTCTTCGACGTGTTCAGCCAGCTTGGCGTTATCTTCCTCCTATTCGCGGTCGGACTGGTCACCCCTTTCAGTGAATTGCGCAAGGTGGGTAAGACCGCGTTCATCGTAGCATCGCTCGGAGTGGTTTTCCCATTGATCGGTGGGTATCTCTTCATGACGTGGCTTGGGTATGGCCTCGTCCCTGCCCTTTTCGTGGCCGCTGCGATGGTGGCCACCAGTGTTGGCATCACCGCCCGGGTGATAGGAGATATGGGCCTCAGCGATGCCGTCGAGTCTCGCATCATCATTGGTGCGGCGGTCATCGATGACGTGCTGGGGATGCTCGTGCTCGCCGTGGTCGTAGGCATCGCGGGAGGGTCCGGAACAGATGTAACCCAGACAGCGATCGTTGCCATTGAAGGCGTTCTGTTCGTTCTGGCTGTGATAATCATTGGCGGCATGGTCATCCCGAAGGTGCGGAAGACCAAGGAGAAGAAGGTCGACATCGAGCATCCCCTCATGCCGACACCCTCCGCCATCGTAAGCCCTCTGCCATTGGCACTGATAGTCTGTTTCGGCCTATCATTCATCGCCGCCTCGTTCGGTTTGGCAGCCATCATCGGCGCTTTCCTCGCAGGCATGGCCTTTGCAGAGTTCAGTGACAGATGGCCATGCAAGGAGAAGTTCGAACCGATCAACGAGTTCCTGGTTCCTTTCTTCTTCATCTTCGTGGGAATACAGGTCAATCTATCGTCGTATTCTGACGCATTGCTCATCGGCATAGGTCTGACCATCATTGCCATATTGACCAAGATAATAGGTTGCGGACTTGGGTCCAGGAATCTGGGGGGAAAATCGGCATTGATCGTCGGAGTGGGGATGGTCCCAAGAGGCGAGGTGGGACTCATTGTCGCCACGCTCGGCAAGAGCATGAATGTGATCTCCGACAGCATCTATGCCGTCGTCGTTTTCATGTCATTGGTGACGACATTGGTCGCTCCGGCATTGCTTACATACTCGTTCAAGGCCAAGTTCAAGAAGAAGGAGAAAACGATCGAGCGCGACGACGCAGATGGACAGCTAAAGTTCCGGGATCGTTGA
- a CDS encoding inorganic diphosphatase has product MSLWKKVPSGRNPPEIVNVIIETPRDSKNKYEVSKEYDCILLDRVLHSSVVYPHAYGLIPRTYYDDGDPIDAMVILSEPTFPGCVVEARPIGVLKMSDEKGRDDKILCVATGDPRNQDYFDLKDMPKHMLDEIFEFFKSYKRLEEGKGTTVEGWAGKEVAMEEITYSLNLFRSKFGYK; this is encoded by the coding sequence ATGTCGTTATGGAAGAAAGTACCCTCAGGTCGTAACCCTCCAGAGATAGTCAATGTCATCATCGAGACCCCGAGGGACAGCAAGAACAAGTACGAGGTATCCAAAGAGTATGACTGCATACTGCTTGACAGGGTGCTGCATTCATCGGTCGTCTATCCCCATGCCTATGGACTGATCCCTCGTACCTATTATGACGACGGAGACCCGATCGATGCCATGGTCATATTGTCCGAGCCCACGTTCCCGGGATGTGTCGTGGAGGCGCGCCCCATCGGTGTGCTGAAGATGAGCGATGAGAAGGGGCGGGACGACAAGATCCTGTGCGTGGCAACCGGCGATCCCAGGAACCAGGACTACTTCGACCTCAAGGACATGCCCAAGCATATGCTGGACGAGATATTCGAGTTCTTCAAGAGCTACAAGCGTCTGGAAGAGGGCAAGGGCACCACTGTCGAAGGATGGGCCGGCAAGGAAGTTGCCATGGAAGAGATCACCTACTCGCTGAACCTGTTCCGCAGCAAGTTCGGTTACAAGTGA